A DNA window from Streptomyces bacillaris contains the following coding sequences:
- a CDS encoding inositol monophosphatase family protein, which produces MIDDFLYGTAGHTGPTAEVEAAVRAAAAAEILPRHRKLAAHEIIEKSGPHDLVTAADRLAEEHLTAALTKLLPGSVVVGEESVHADPGLYDALGGDAPVWIVDPVDGTRQFVRGEAGFCTLVALAHHGEVHASWTYAPVLGEMAVAVRGRGATLNGTPIRSGAPAPGAVLNVAMSHPDYTTEDQKRALLGLRTEGIAARPCGSAGLEYLAVARGAQDATAFNWEYAWDHAAGLLLVTEAGGAQSTLSGAPFRIAGGNDLPFTAGRDEPTVQRVLAALRAGG; this is translated from the coding sequence ATGATCGATGACTTCCTGTACGGGACCGCCGGGCACACCGGACCGACGGCCGAGGTCGAGGCGGCCGTACGCGCCGCCGCGGCGGCCGAGATCCTGCCCCGCCACCGGAAGCTCGCCGCCCACGAGATCATCGAGAAGAGCGGCCCGCACGACCTGGTCACCGCCGCGGACCGGCTCGCCGAGGAACACCTCACCGCCGCCCTCACCAAGCTGCTGCCCGGCTCGGTCGTCGTCGGCGAGGAGTCCGTCCACGCGGACCCCGGGCTCTACGACGCGCTCGGCGGCGACGCCCCCGTCTGGATCGTCGACCCGGTCGACGGCACCCGCCAGTTCGTCCGCGGCGAGGCCGGGTTCTGCACCCTGGTCGCCCTCGCCCACCACGGCGAGGTCCACGCCTCCTGGACCTACGCACCGGTCCTGGGCGAGATGGCCGTCGCCGTACGCGGCCGGGGCGCCACCCTGAACGGCACGCCGATACGCTCCGGCGCACCCGCCCCCGGCGCCGTGCTGAACGTGGCCATGTCGCACCCCGACTACACCACCGAGGACCAGAAGCGGGCCCTGCTCGGCCTGCGCACCGAGGGCATCGCGGCCCGCCCCTGCGGCTCGGCCGGGCTCGAATACCTCGCCGTCGCCCGTGGCGCCCAGGACGCCACCGCCTTCAACTGGGAGTACGCCTGGGACCACGCGGCCGGACTGCTCCTGGTCACCGAGGCGGGCGGCGCCCAGTCGACCCTGTCCGGCGCCCCGTTCCGGATCGCGGGCGGCAACGACCTGCCGTTCACGGCGGGCCGCGACGAGCCCACCGTCCAGCGCGTCCTGGCCGCACTGCGCGCGGGCGGCTGA
- a CDS encoding response regulator transcription factor produces the protein MAEKGRCGLLVLHSSPLIRKAILDLFRGDPGVTVLGGSPHPTALGSLPGRRPDVALVEYEQWQGVRGNLAHWSGTRVILYSRDNTPRSVVDCIRGGAAGFVHESCPPESIVKGLHDVLSGRSFWHLGADEPERTPVAPRADAGGQWKLSGREEEILGLLLRRRSNEEIAQELCLTQQTVKNYASRVFHKVGVSGRKELFRMLRPCG, from the coding sequence ATGGCAGAGAAGGGGAGATGCGGACTGCTGGTCCTGCACTCGTCACCTTTGATACGCAAGGCGATTCTCGACCTGTTCCGGGGCGATCCGGGCGTCACCGTCCTGGGCGGGTCCCCGCACCCGACCGCCCTCGGCAGCCTCCCCGGGCGCCGGCCGGACGTCGCGTTGGTGGAGTACGAGCAGTGGCAGGGGGTGCGCGGCAACCTGGCGCACTGGAGCGGCACCCGGGTCATCCTCTACAGCAGGGACAACACCCCGCGCAGCGTGGTGGACTGCATCCGGGGCGGGGCCGCCGGGTTCGTGCACGAGTCGTGTCCGCCGGAGTCCATCGTCAAGGGGCTGCACGACGTGCTGAGCGGGCGCAGCTTCTGGCATCTGGGGGCCGACGAGCCCGAGCGCACACCCGTCGCGCCGCGTGCCGACGCGGGCGGGCAGTGGAAGCTGAGCGGGCGCGAGGAGGAGATTCTCGGCCTGCTGCTCCGCCGCCGCTCCAACGAGGAGATCGCCCAGGAACTCTGCCTCACCCAGCAGACCGTGAAGAACTACGCGAGCCGGGTCTTCCACAAGGTGGGCGTGTCCGGGCGCAAGGAGCTGTTCCGGATGCTGAGGCCCTGCGGATGA
- a CDS encoding enoyl-CoA hydratase/isomerase family protein, protein MTEALRMNRATREETVAGMAESPLLVEREGRVVTLTLDRPHRRNAMSTAMLEQLANQLRQLTDPGKESPGALVVTGAGGTFSSGADTREPDWRDLSRRAVRRGHFRTVFAALHEAPFPVVAAVEGYALGGGLELALACDLVVAGEGALFGLPELGVGAVPGGGAVHSLVRRAGRGVAARMLLIPGERVRADELARLGAVERTVPDGGALTEARALATAVAEGDPALLAAGVRLLRDSGHLDRTAALGVENGYWWQAASAASRGPSAPTDQGTSHPGDRGVSGHGR, encoded by the coding sequence ATGACCGAGGCCCTGCGGATGAACCGTGCGACGCGGGAGGAGACGGTGGCCGGAATGGCGGAAAGTCCTTTGCTGGTGGAGCGTGAGGGGCGGGTGGTCACCCTCACCCTGGACCGGCCACATCGCCGCAATGCGATGTCCACCGCGATGTTGGAGCAACTTGCCAATCAATTAAGGCAGTTGACGGATCCTGGCAAGGAGTCGCCGGGGGCGCTGGTGGTCACCGGGGCCGGTGGGACCTTCTCCAGCGGCGCGGACACCCGGGAGCCCGACTGGCGGGATCTGTCGCGCCGGGCGGTGCGGCGGGGCCATTTCCGCACCGTGTTCGCGGCGTTGCACGAGGCACCCTTCCCCGTGGTGGCGGCCGTGGAGGGGTACGCGCTGGGCGGCGGGCTCGAACTGGCCCTGGCCTGCGACCTGGTGGTGGCCGGCGAGGGGGCGCTCTTCGGCCTTCCGGAGCTGGGCGTGGGGGCCGTGCCGGGCGGCGGGGCGGTCCACTCGCTGGTGCGGCGGGCGGGGCGCGGGGTGGCCGCGCGGATGCTGCTGATCCCCGGCGAGCGGGTGCGGGCGGACGAGCTGGCCCGGCTGGGCGCGGTGGAGCGTACGGTTCCGGACGGCGGGGCGCTCACCGAGGCCCGGGCGCTGGCGACGGCGGTGGCGGAGGGCGATCCGGCGCTGCTGGCGGCGGGGGTGCGGCTGCTGCGGGACTCCGGCCACCTGGACCGCACGGCGGCGCTCGGCGTGGAGAACGGCTACTGGTGGCAGGCCGCCTCCGCCGCGAGCCGGGGCCCCTCCGCACCCACGGACCAGGGGACTTCACACCCCGGCGACCGGGGCGTTTCGGGCCACGGGAGGTGA